Proteins found in one Nitratiruptor sp. SB155-2 genomic segment:
- a CDS encoding DegT/DnrJ/EryC1/StrS family aminotransferase — MKKIPLFSLQIDNKELESIKEALEQKNKRAELEKSFGKYIGCPHSLATSNETASLHLAMTTIDLKRGDKILCSVNSYPNVPEVVRHFDAEPIFVDIDSDDFNIDLDELEKILSKNKSKKLKGAIITHVAGQPTDLDRLYEIAREYNILIIEDASNAMGATFGGHKIGSLEADITTFSFNPHKRFTTSNGGMMCLKNEELEERARLLQSNAMIRSEWDDKGHLGYIYDVVDIGLEYDMSDLEAAFNLAQLEKNDTAIERRRQIAAIYHRELANTPHIELPKEVRDHIYSLFIIKIDKNRDSFARELYKRGIEVGLHYIPLHLLSYYKQKYSLRINDFPKALRNYQQILSIPIHAGMSDEDVYYVVEQIKEVAKSRV, encoded by the coding sequence ATGAAAAAAATACCTCTCTTTTCTTTGCAAATAGACAATAAAGAGCTAGAATCGATAAAAGAGGCTTTAGAGCAAAAAAACAAACGTGCAGAACTTGAAAAGAGTTTTGGCAAATATATAGGCTGTCCACACTCTTTAGCTACATCCAATGAGACGGCATCATTGCATTTGGCCATGACAACGATAGATTTGAAACGAGGGGATAAGATTTTGTGTAGTGTCAACTCCTACCCCAACGTTCCTGAAGTGGTTCGACATTTCGATGCAGAGCCAATATTTGTCGATATCGATTCCGATGATTTTAATATCGATTTGGATGAATTGGAAAAGATACTCAGTAAAAACAAGAGCAAAAAGCTTAAAGGTGCCATTATTACACATGTAGCCGGTCAGCCGACAGATCTTGACAGACTGTATGAAATCGCTCGGGAATACAACATTCTTATCATAGAAGACGCTTCCAATGCAATGGGTGCGACATTTGGTGGGCATAAGATAGGATCTTTGGAGGCAGATATCACGACGTTCAGCTTCAATCCACATAAACGTTTTACTACCAGCAACGGTGGTATGATGTGTCTTAAAAACGAGGAACTGGAAGAGAGAGCAAGATTGTTGCAAAGTAATGCCATGATCCGAAGCGAATGGGACGATAAAGGGCACTTGGGATATATCTATGATGTGGTGGATATCGGTTTGGAATATGATATGAGTGATCTAGAAGCCGCTTTTAATCTAGCGCAACTGGAAAAAAACGATACGGCTATTGAGCGAAGACGCCAAATTGCCGCTATTTATCATCGAGAATTGGCAAATACACCACATATCGAGCTACCAAAAGAGGTTCGAGACCATATCTACTCTCTCTTTATTATCAAAATAGATAAAAACAGGGACTCATTTGCCAGAGAACTTTATAAAAGAGGAATTGAAGTGGGATTGCACTATATCCCTCTTCACCTATTGAGCTATTATAAACAAAAATATAGCCTCCGAATCAACGATTTTCCAAAAGCTCTGAGAAACTATCAACAGATTCTCTCTATTCCAATCCATGCCGGTATGAGTGATGAAGACGTCTATTATGTAGTAGAACAGATCAAAGAGGTGGCTAAATCAAGAGTGTAA
- a CDS encoding hotdog domain-containing protein codes for MELRTHKSINTALCGKVVDLKKDYAKVVLKTTQIMAADEKGLVHGGFTFGAADYAAMAAVNEPNVVLVAADVGFKAPIQVGDEVVFEARVIKEEGKKVFLTVIGNVGEQRVFNGVFTAFVPDTHVLFLL; via the coding sequence ATGGAGCTTAGGACACATAAATCGATCAACACTGCACTTTGTGGTAAAGTTGTCGATTTGAAAAAAGATTATGCGAAAGTAGTTTTAAAAACCACGCAGATCATGGCTGCAGATGAGAAAGGCCTCGTACATGGCGGTTTCACTTTTGGAGCTGCCGATTATGCTGCAATGGCTGCAGTAAACGAGCCCAATGTTGTATTGGTTGCCGCAGATGTGGGATTCAAAGCTCCGATACAAGTGGGTGATGAAGTTGTCTTTGAAGCGAGAGTCATCAAGGAAGAGGGGAAAAAGGTATTTTTGACAGTAATTGGCAACGTAGGGGAACAAAGAGTTTTTAATGGTGTTTTTACCGCATTCGTTCCCGATACACATGTGCTCTTTTTATTATAA
- the thrC gene encoding threonine synthase, whose protein sequence is MLFVETRGNDGVKPEKVSFSQAILSPSASFGGLYVPESLPTLDEAFYHSHLKSSYKELAYDLLKRFGIDIEDSLIKEALDLYDRFDDPNNPVPVVQVEEKFYVSELYHGPTRAFKDMALQPFGHILSVLAKQRGENYLILAATSGDTGPATLETFKNKPNIKVACLYPAGGTSDVQRLQMVTEDGENLKVIGIEGNFDDAQTALKNLLASSEFKAFLQSKGIKLSAANSVNFGRIIFQIIYHFHSYLELMRKGDINFGDRINLIVPSGNFGNALGAYYAKKMGLPIEKISIASNANNVLTQLIKEGRYDLRDKCLIQTSSPAMDILKSSNVERVLYDKFGPARTKELMESLNENDFYALTPKELEALQEDFDADFTTDNEVLKIIKEYVEEKNYLMDPHTATTVKLYKSHRNMDNIAYSTAEWTKFAPTVYKALTGKDKNIRDQEALEAVSQMTGAKIPERIKALFEKPIIHDTVIPKEKIQESIIEFLE, encoded by the coding sequence ATGCTGTTTGTAGAAACAAGAGGAAATGATGGGGTAAAACCTGAAAAAGTGTCATTTAGTCAGGCGATTTTGAGTCCAAGTGCAAGTTTTGGAGGTCTTTATGTTCCTGAATCTCTTCCGACATTGGATGAAGCATTTTATCACAGCCACTTAAAGAGTAGTTACAAAGAGTTGGCTTATGATCTTTTAAAACGTTTTGGAATTGATATAGAGGATAGTTTAATCAAAGAGGCTTTGGATCTGTATGACAGATTCGACGATCCAAACAATCCTGTACCTGTCGTTCAAGTAGAAGAGAAATTTTATGTCAGTGAGCTCTATCATGGACCGACAAGAGCTTTTAAAGATATGGCACTGCAGCCATTTGGTCATATCCTCTCAGTCTTGGCAAAACAAAGAGGAGAGAACTATCTGATACTTGCAGCTACCAGCGGAGATACTGGTCCAGCGACATTGGAGACATTTAAAAACAAGCCAAACATTAAAGTGGCTTGTCTCTATCCAGCTGGTGGAACAAGTGATGTACAGCGACTCCAAATGGTAACGGAAGATGGAGAGAACCTCAAAGTCATAGGAATCGAAGGCAATTTTGACGATGCACAGACAGCGCTGAAAAACCTTTTGGCATCTTCCGAATTTAAAGCGTTTTTACAAAGCAAAGGGATTAAGCTCAGTGCTGCGAACTCTGTCAATTTTGGACGGATCATCTTTCAAATTATCTACCATTTCCACAGTTATCTTGAGCTTATGCGCAAAGGAGATATCAATTTTGGAGATAGAATCAATTTAATTGTACCAAGTGGAAATTTCGGCAATGCACTGGGAGCATATTACGCGAAGAAAATGGGTTTGCCGATTGAAAAAATATCAATCGCTTCCAATGCAAACAATGTCTTAACACAGCTCATCAAAGAGGGACGCTATGACTTGAGAGACAAGTGTTTGATTCAGACGAGCTCTCCTGCGATGGATATCTTGAAATCTTCAAATGTCGAGCGCGTACTCTATGATAAATTTGGGCCTGCACGGACAAAAGAGCTTATGGAAAGTCTCAATGAAAATGACTTTTATGCATTGACACCTAAAGAGCTCGAAGCGTTGCAAGAAGATTTTGATGCTGATTTTACTACAGATAATGAGGTTTTGAAGATAATCAAAGAGTATGTGGAAGAGAAAAACTATCTGATGGATCCACATACTGCTACAACAGTGAAACTCTATAAAAGTCACCGTAATATGGACAATATCGCCTACTCAACAGCGGAGTGGACGAAATTTGCTCCAACAGTCTATAAGGCTTTGACAGGAAAAGATAAAAATATTCGTGACCAAGAGGCTTTGGAAGCTGTTTCACAAATGACAGGAGCAAAGATTCCTGAAAGAATCAAAGCTTTGTTTGAAAAGCCTATCATCCACGATACAGTAATTCCAAAAGAGAAGATTCAAGAGAGTATCATTGAATTCTTGGAGTGA
- a CDS encoding arsenate reductase family protein has translation MKVYGIKTCGSVKKALKFFNDNNIEYEFIDFKKSPVGCNKIDEWIEKVGIDTLFNTRGTKYRQLKLKELNLDDAGKREWLCKENLLIKRPVIEMDNGDVLVGFDEELYKKVFHGA, from the coding sequence ATGAAAGTATATGGTATAAAAACATGCGGAAGCGTCAAAAAGGCGCTCAAGTTTTTCAATGATAACAACATTGAATATGAATTTATCGATTTCAAAAAGAGTCCTGTAGGGTGTAACAAGATAGATGAGTGGATCGAAAAAGTAGGAATCGATACGCTATTCAATACCAGAGGAACCAAATATCGACAATTGAAACTGAAAGAATTGAATCTAGATGATGCAGGAAAAAGAGAGTGGTTGTGCAAAGAGAATCTTCTCATCAAACGCCCCGTTATCGAAATGGATAATGGCGATGTGCTCGTAGGGTTCGATGAAGAGCTCTATAAAAAGGTGTTTCATGGAGCTTAG
- the argB gene encoding acetylglutamate kinase, whose protein sequence is MKKKIQIVQTLLDALPFIKKFRDEIFVIKYGGSAQTDQKLKEKFAQDILLLYTVGIKPVIVHGGGKRITEILNRLKIDTTFIDGQRVTTADVMEIVEMVLSGDINKEIVSLLNNHGAKAIGVSGKDAHFITARPKDFEKFGYTGVIDHIDPSVIHNLLQEQFVPVIAPIAASNQLGHPGYNINADLCASKVAGALKAKKIIFLTDTPGVLDKEGKLISTLTEEKIELLKKDGTISGGMIPKVDACLEAIDEGVEKAHIIDGRVEHSLLLEIFTSEGIGTQVLGG, encoded by the coding sequence ATGAAAAAAAAGATACAAATCGTTCAGACACTGCTTGACGCTCTTCCGTTTATCAAGAAATTTAGGGATGAGATTTTTGTCATAAAATATGGAGGAAGCGCACAAACAGACCAAAAACTTAAAGAGAAATTTGCCCAAGATATACTACTGCTCTATACTGTTGGCATCAAACCTGTGATTGTGCATGGTGGCGGCAAACGAATAACCGAAATTCTCAACAGACTCAAAATCGATACGACATTTATCGACGGTCAACGTGTCACTACGGCCGACGTCATGGAGATCGTTGAGATGGTTTTAAGTGGAGATATCAACAAGGAGATTGTGAGCCTATTAAATAACCATGGGGCAAAAGCGATAGGTGTGAGTGGAAAAGATGCGCACTTTATCACGGCGCGTCCAAAAGATTTTGAAAAGTTTGGGTATACGGGGGTAATTGACCATATCGATCCAAGTGTCATTCACAACCTTTTGCAAGAGCAGTTCGTACCCGTGATCGCACCGATTGCGGCGAGTAATCAATTGGGCCATCCTGGATACAATATCAATGCGGATCTATGTGCCAGCAAAGTAGCGGGAGCATTGAAAGCAAAAAAAATTATCTTTTTGACAGACACTCCAGGCGTACTTGATAAGGAAGGCAAGCTCATTTCGACGCTTACGGAAGAAAAAATTGAACTACTGAAAAAAGATGGAACGATAAGTGGTGGAATGATTCCCAAAGTGGATGCCTGTTTGGAAGCCATTGATGAAGGTGTGGAAAAAGCCCATATCATCGATGGTAGAGTGGAGCATTCACTCCTTTTGGAAATTTTTACAAGTGAAGGTATTGGAACACAGGTGTTAGGAGGCTAG
- a CDS encoding cation diffusion facilitator family transporter: MTLQKKATIVASTVATILVLIKLVIGILSGSAAVLASAIDSILDIAISMFNYFAISKAEKAPTEKFNYGLGKIEALAAVIEGTIITISGLFIFYKGVDNIWHQRQIAYLNDSIIVMIISIVLTGGLVLFLNHVYQKTKNMVVKSDALHYKTDLFSNSAVLLSLAIIYFTDWHWIDGVFGIAIALYIIKEAFELIKEGTLILLDVALDEQYVERIKQIITEQPEVTDYHYLRTRRSGDTNFVDVHVVFTPEISLLDAHRVSDKIEEEIKKLDPDSEWNITIHLDPYDDSPHND, encoded by the coding sequence ATGACTTTACAAAAGAAAGCCACGATAGTAGCAAGCACTGTCGCTACTATTTTAGTACTCATCAAGCTAGTTATTGGCATTTTAAGCGGCTCTGCAGCAGTACTTGCAAGCGCAATCGATTCGATTCTCGATATTGCGATATCGATGTTCAACTATTTTGCCATTTCAAAAGCGGAAAAAGCACCAACGGAAAAGTTCAACTACGGTTTGGGCAAGATAGAAGCACTTGCAGCTGTTATCGAAGGGACCATCATTACTATTTCGGGCCTTTTTATCTTTTACAAAGGAGTCGATAACATCTGGCATCAAAGACAGATAGCCTATCTCAACGATTCCATTATCGTGATGATAATTTCTATCGTTCTTACGGGGGGACTCGTTCTCTTTCTTAACCATGTATATCAAAAGACAAAAAACATGGTGGTAAAATCGGACGCTCTGCACTACAAAACAGACCTTTTTTCCAACTCTGCCGTTTTACTTTCATTGGCCATTATATATTTTACCGACTGGCACTGGATCGATGGCGTATTCGGTATCGCGATAGCTCTTTATATCATCAAAGAGGCTTTTGAACTCATCAAAGAGGGTACGCTTATTCTTTTGGATGTGGCGCTGGATGAACAGTATGTAGAAAGAATCAAACAGATTATTACTGAACAGCCGGAAGTGACTGACTATCACTATTTACGGACAAGAAGAAGCGGAGATACAAACTTTGTGGATGTTCATGTGGTTTTTACACCAGAAATCTCACTTTTGGATGCACACAGAGTTTCAGACAAAATCGAAGAGGAGATCAAGAAGCTCGATCCGGATTCTGAATGGAATATCACAATCCATCTCGATCCTTACGACGACTCTCCTCACAACGACTGA
- a CDS encoding ferritin-like domain-containing protein, whose translation MEFFQTLEAIIQISDPYEKIERFKAFYTRFRKGMFFINHDQRSIVFTEPSFKGHCKIVDPQEVPRRSRFGTVQGRAILLHAIAHIEYSAIDLALDAAYRFKNMPKQFYEDWLEVADDECRHFVMIDALLNEIGYRYGDFPVHQGLFDAGSASLTLIDRMAVVPRYLEANGLDANPKIIQKLQKFQDPFAIKMTQALDIILTEEIGHVQKGDFWFRWACEKENIEDIEKEYFHRVEKIYPGTVHSKTHINVEARRKAGFSCREIVLLARDNIGCG comes from the coding sequence ATGGAATTTTTTCAAACGTTAGAAGCAATTATACAGATATCTGATCCATACGAGAAGATTGAACGGTTCAAAGCGTTCTATACACGTTTTAGAAAGGGTATGTTTTTCATAAATCATGATCAAAGAAGCATTGTATTTACCGAGCCGTCTTTTAAAGGACACTGCAAAATAGTCGACCCGCAAGAAGTCCCAAGAAGAAGTAGATTCGGTACGGTACAAGGAAGGGCAATACTGTTACATGCAATAGCCCATATCGAATACAGTGCCATCGATCTTGCTTTGGATGCAGCCTATAGGTTCAAAAATATGCCAAAGCAGTTTTATGAAGACTGGTTGGAGGTGGCAGATGATGAGTGTAGACATTTTGTGATGATTGACGCATTACTGAATGAAATTGGTTATCGATATGGTGATTTTCCTGTACATCAAGGACTTTTTGACGCAGGGAGTGCAAGTTTGACATTAATCGACAGAATGGCCGTCGTTCCAAGATATTTAGAAGCTAACGGACTCGATGCCAACCCTAAGATTATACAAAAGCTTCAAAAGTTTCAAGATCCTTTTGCTATAAAAATGACACAAGCACTGGATATCATACTCACTGAAGAGATTGGACATGTTCAAAAGGGAGATTTTTGGTTTAGATGGGCCTGTGAAAAAGAGAATATCGAAGATATCGAGAAAGAGTACTTTCACAGAGTAGAGAAAATCTATCCAGGAACAGTCCACAGCAAAACCCACATCAATGTAGAAGCGAGAAGAAAGGCAGGGTTTAGTTGCCGTGAGATCGTGTTGTTAGCAAGAGACAATATTGGTTGTGGATAA
- a CDS encoding tetraacyldisaccharide 4'-kinase, translating to MKSVIHFFEEGFYRPSFYHRFLSFLLLPFTTIYCSIAILKKMVVHEQDFHLPIVSVGNLIVGGSGKTPTIAVLAKRYEKCAIVLRGYRRESKGLRIVSDGKALLCNAKECGDEAVMLAQMVPNAVVIVCERREEGIKKAQEMGCEAVFLDDAFHKPYQKFDILIDVDTPNRFCLPSGPYRLPRFFLSKADLVIKEKRDFLRSVWISNPQEKMVLVTSIANPKRLLSYVPRETKTYFFEDHHHFTKEELEKIWRKEQPDSFLVTRKDAVKLKQFSYPLSILELEMKLKDEVYEKVDRYIKEYYEKKDTNRSDTA from the coding sequence ATCAAGAGTGTAATCCATTTTTTTGAAGAGGGGTTTTATCGTCCCTCTTTCTATCATCGATTCCTTTCTTTCCTGCTTCTTCCGTTTACGACCATTTATTGTTCCATTGCGATATTGAAAAAGATGGTCGTGCATGAACAAGATTTTCATCTCCCGATCGTCAGTGTAGGCAATTTGATCGTTGGAGGGAGTGGAAAAACCCCCACGATTGCTGTACTGGCAAAAAGATATGAGAAGTGTGCGATAGTTCTTCGAGGTTATCGAAGAGAAAGTAAAGGACTTCGAATAGTCAGTGATGGAAAAGCTCTTCTATGCAATGCCAAAGAGTGCGGTGATGAAGCGGTAATGCTGGCTCAAATGGTGCCAAATGCTGTCGTTATCGTCTGCGAAAGAAGAGAAGAGGGGATTAAAAAGGCACAGGAGATGGGGTGTGAAGCAGTTTTTTTAGATGATGCTTTTCATAAACCCTATCAAAAATTTGACATTCTTATCGACGTGGATACGCCAAATCGATTTTGCCTTCCAAGTGGTCCCTATAGACTTCCTCGCTTTTTTTTATCCAAAGCGGATTTGGTGATAAAAGAAAAGAGAGACTTTTTAAGAAGTGTATGGATTAGCAATCCACAAGAAAAGATGGTTTTAGTGACTTCCATAGCGAATCCAAAAAGATTACTTTCCTATGTTCCTCGTGAGACAAAAACCTATTTTTTCGAAGACCACCATCACTTTACAAAAGAAGAACTTGAAAAGATATGGCGAAAAGAACAACCAGATTCATTCTTGGTTACAAGGAAAGATGCGGTAAAATTGAAGCAGTTTTCCTATCCTCTTTCCATTTTGGAGCTTGAGATGAAGTTGAAAGATGAAGTGTATGAGAAAGTAGACAGATATATAAAGGAGTATTATGAAAAAAAAGATACAAATCGTTCAGACACTGCTTGA
- the cmoB gene encoding tRNA 5-methoxyuridine(34)/uridine 5-oxyacetic acid(34) synthase CmoB has product MEIEEIKIEREGWLRWKNIAPLREKLSQMPKVECDVELGDVIKITGNIPRSLQEQVFETAWAMRPWRKGPFDVFGTYIDSEWKSFIKYNLLEPHFDLEGKDVADIGCNNGYYMFRMLTHHPRSLTGFDPSPLFRTQFDFINHFVQSSIVYELLGVEHVPRYGKKFDVIFCLGVLYHRSDPIAMLKWLKQGLKEGGEIFLDTFYIEGEDPVALCPGKTYSKIPNVHFVPTIKALQNWCQKAGFEYFEILATKPTTFEEQRKTEWILGESLENFLDPADPKRTVEGYPAPQRVYVRLRRKR; this is encoded by the coding sequence ATGGAGATAGAGGAGATAAAGATTGAGCGAGAGGGATGGTTACGGTGGAAAAATATCGCTCCACTGAGAGAAAAGCTTTCCCAGATGCCTAAAGTGGAATGCGATGTGGAGCTCGGAGATGTGATCAAAATTACTGGAAACATACCACGGAGTCTACAAGAACAGGTTTTCGAGACAGCATGGGCGATGAGACCCTGGAGAAAAGGTCCATTCGATGTTTTTGGCACATACATAGATAGTGAGTGGAAAAGTTTTATCAAATACAATCTTTTAGAGCCACATTTTGATCTAGAAGGAAAGGATGTAGCGGATATTGGCTGTAACAATGGCTACTATATGTTTCGAATGCTTACGCACCATCCAAGATCTTTGACTGGATTTGATCCATCACCGCTTTTTCGAACCCAGTTTGACTTTATCAACCATTTTGTACAAAGCAGTATTGTGTATGAACTTCTGGGAGTGGAACATGTGCCCAGGTATGGCAAAAAATTTGATGTGATATTTTGCTTAGGCGTTTTGTATCACCGAAGCGACCCCATAGCGATGCTCAAATGGCTCAAACAAGGATTAAAAGAGGGTGGAGAGATCTTTTTGGATACATTTTATATCGAAGGGGAAGATCCAGTTGCGTTGTGCCCTGGTAAAACCTACTCGAAAATCCCAAATGTCCATTTTGTTCCAACCATCAAAGCATTGCAAAACTGGTGCCAAAAGGCGGGATTTGAATATTTTGAAATATTGGCAACTAAACCGACCACATTTGAAGAACAAAGAAAAACGGAATGGATATTGGGTGAGAGCTTGGAAAATTTTTTGGATCCTGCCGATCCTAAACGAACTGTGGAAGGTTACCCCGCTCCACAACGAGTCTATGTAAGACTAAGGAGAAAAAGATGA
- a CDS encoding TIGR01458 family HAD-type hydrolase, giving the protein MKKGILLDIGGVLYEGDSSIKGAKEALCVLRERYTIRFLSNTSRVPPKNLLEKLRNMGFDIYEEELFTALSAAKLFLKSQNAKAYVIGTDEAKNYFDDLDGAMKYVLVCDAYKNFTYDALNEGFRYLESGAGFIATNMNRYFKDIDGLSLDAGGFVKCLEYASDKMAKILGKPNCEFFALALESMGLKKEEVVMVGDDIESDILGAKACWITTVMVKTGKFKEKDLLKGRPDFLIESIADLPKLMEEV; this is encoded by the coding sequence ATGAAAAAAGGAATACTTCTTGATATCGGAGGCGTGCTGTATGAGGGAGACAGTTCCATAAAAGGAGCAAAAGAGGCTCTTTGTGTCCTTCGTGAACGCTACACGATTCGGTTTTTATCAAATACGAGCAGAGTGCCTCCAAAAAATTTATTGGAAAAACTACGCAATATGGGATTCGATATCTATGAAGAGGAACTTTTTACAGCTTTGAGTGCGGCAAAGCTTTTTTTGAAAAGCCAAAATGCTAAAGCGTATGTAATAGGGACAGATGAAGCGAAAAACTATTTTGATGATTTGGATGGTGCGATGAAATATGTTCTTGTGTGTGATGCCTATAAAAACTTTACATACGATGCACTGAATGAAGGATTTCGCTATCTTGAATCTGGAGCAGGCTTCATAGCAACTAATATGAATAGATATTTCAAAGATATAGATGGTTTGAGTCTCGATGCCGGCGGTTTTGTAAAATGTTTGGAGTATGCGAGTGACAAAATGGCAAAAATTTTAGGAAAACCAAACTGTGAATTTTTCGCACTGGCACTTGAAAGCATGGGGCTTAAAAAAGAGGAAGTAGTTATGGTAGGAGATGATATAGAAAGTGATATTTTAGGTGCAAAGGCTTGTTGGATTACTACGGTTATGGTCAAAACTGGAAAATTTAAAGAAAAAGACCTGTTAAAAGGACGGCCCGATTTTTTGATAGAATCTATTGCAGATTTACCAAAACTCATGGAGGAGGTTTGA
- the cutA gene encoding divalent-cation tolerance protein CutA has protein sequence MKVIFSTVPDMETAKQIARALVQKRAAACVNVVPGLLSIYEWKGNIEEEDELLLIIKSDSFDKVKSVIREMHPYEVPEIVAINMAEVDEKYLSWMQLVLVE, from the coding sequence ATGAAAGTCATTTTTTCAACGGTTCCCGATATGGAAACGGCAAAACAGATAGCAAGAGCACTTGTGCAAAAAAGAGCGGCTGCTTGTGTCAATGTAGTTCCGGGTCTTCTCTCCATTTATGAATGGAAAGGAAATATCGAAGAGGAGGATGAACTGCTGTTGATCATTAAAAGCGATAGTTTTGACAAAGTAAAAAGTGTCATTCGTGAAATGCATCCTTACGAAGTTCCAGAAATTGTGGCAATCAACATGGCAGAAGTGGATGAAAAATATCTATCTTGGATGCAGTTAGTTTTGGTAGAATAA
- a CDS encoding MBL fold metallo-hydrolase: MQIIYQPMGQYQTNCYIVTINGKDFIVDPGVGATSWVLANVKNPIAILNTHGHFDHVWSNAELKEKLNIPIVIHEKDAFFLQKDQFGMQMPKSEPDILVHGDQTLDIAGEKITFIHFPGHTPGCSVIDFGDFWCSGDFIFKGSIGRVDFPYSDPEDMKASLKKFKSIEYNKPVYPGHGEPTSIQAEQRFVDYWLSAI, encoded by the coding sequence TTGCAAATCATTTATCAACCGATGGGTCAGTACCAAACGAATTGCTATATTGTAACAATTAACGGCAAAGATTTCATCGTCGATCCTGGCGTAGGAGCCACCTCTTGGGTCTTGGCAAACGTCAAAAATCCCATCGCCATACTCAATACACACGGTCATTTCGATCACGTATGGAGCAATGCCGAACTCAAAGAGAAGCTCAATATTCCTATCGTTATCCACGAAAAGGACGCTTTTTTCCTACAAAAAGATCAGTTTGGAATGCAGATGCCAAAGAGTGAACCAGATATCCTTGTCCATGGTGATCAAACCCTTGACATTGCAGGAGAGAAAATCACATTTATCCATTTTCCCGGACATACACCAGGATGTAGCGTCATCGATTTTGGAGATTTTTGGTGTAGTGGCGATTTTATTTTTAAAGGGAGCATAGGCAGAGTCGATTTTCCATATTCAGATCCTGAAGATATGAAAGCAAGCCTGAAGAAGTTCAAATCAATTGAATACAATAAACCGGTATATCCGGGTCATGGTGAGCCAACATCCATTCAAGCCGAGCAACGCTTTGTGGATTATTGGCTCAGTGCTATTTAA